One part of the Mariniflexile litorale genome encodes these proteins:
- a CDS encoding sugar O-acetyltransferase: MTEKEKMLAGELYRPTDPELTEARHRVRLLFHKFNSLSEVDLEERQKILYQIFENAGDNLFVEPPFHCDYGSNIKAGKNLFINFNCCILDVAQVTIGDNCMFAPHVQIYTATHPLEFKARNSGKELAKPVTIGNNVWIGGNATICPGVTLGNNVVVAAGAVVTKSFPDDVVIGGNPAKIIKTIDNR, encoded by the coding sequence ATGACTGAAAAAGAAAAAATGTTGGCAGGCGAATTGTACCGTCCAACAGATCCAGAATTAACAGAGGCACGACACCGCGTCCGCTTATTATTTCATAAATTTAATAGTTTAAGTGAAGTCGATTTAGAAGAACGCCAAAAAATATTATATCAAATTTTTGAAAATGCTGGAGACAATTTATTTGTAGAACCGCCTTTTCATTGTGACTATGGAAGCAACATTAAAGCAGGAAAAAACCTGTTTATAAATTTCAACTGTTGTATTTTGGATGTTGCACAAGTAACCATTGGTGATAACTGTATGTTTGCTCCTCATGTTCAAATTTACACCGCCACACATCCACTAGAATTTAAAGCTCGAAACAGCGGTAAAGAACTGGCCAAACCAGTAACCATAGGAAATAATGTTTGGATTGGTGGAAACGCTACCATTTGTCCAGGTGTTACTTTAGGTAACAATGTGGTGGTTGCAGCTGGCGCTGTTGTTACTAAAAGTTTTCCTGATGACGTTGTTATTGGTGGTAATCCGGCTAAAATTATTAAAACCATAGATAATCGCTAA
- a CDS encoding FAD-dependent protein produces the protein MIKELQLRISLKEEERSDILVQKASHILDIDKQDITGIKVLRKSIDARKPKIIFNYKVAVYIREVLPKTSEYQFNYKNVSKAKSVHIIGFGPAGMYAALRCIELGFKPIVLERGKNVKDRRRDLKAINQDHFVNEDSNYCFGEGGAGTYSDGKLYTRSLKRGDVRRIFENLVFHGATDQILVDAHPHIGTNKLPQVVQNIRETILNNGGEIHFETRVTDFIIKNNKIQAIQLNNNNEMPANRVILATGHSARDIYYLLHKKEIALEAKSFAMGVRVEHPQHIIDSIQYHCSDERHELLPAASYSLVQQVNERGVYSFCMCPGGFIVPAATANGEVVVNGMSPSKRNNLYANSGIVVEIDVHRDLPKYEQFGALKGLEYQKNLERMAFTAGGRSQAAPAQRLTDFVEGRLSANLNPSSYQPGLNSAPLHSLLPKLIGSRLRKGFEAFGQKMKGYYTSEANIIGVESRTSSPVCIPRNENLEHPQIEGLFPCGEGGGYAGGIVSAAMDGERCAESAIKNL, from the coding sequence ATGATAAAAGAACTTCAGCTTCGTATTTCACTTAAAGAAGAAGAGCGTAGTGATATTTTGGTGCAAAAAGCGTCACATATCCTTGATATTGACAAACAAGATATAACAGGAATTAAAGTACTTCGTAAATCCATTGATGCTCGAAAACCAAAAATCATCTTCAATTATAAAGTTGCCGTTTATATTCGAGAAGTTTTACCTAAAACATCCGAATATCAATTTAATTATAAAAATGTTTCAAAAGCAAAATCCGTTCACATTATCGGATTTGGACCTGCAGGTATGTATGCTGCATTACGCTGTATTGAACTAGGTTTTAAACCCATTGTTTTAGAGCGTGGTAAAAATGTAAAAGACCGCCGCCGCGATTTAAAAGCCATCAATCAAGACCATTTTGTGAATGAAGATTCTAACTATTGCTTTGGTGAAGGCGGTGCTGGAACGTATTCTGACGGGAAATTATACACCCGAAGTTTAAAACGTGGCGATGTGCGTCGCATTTTTGAAAATTTAGTGTTTCATGGTGCTACCGACCAAATTTTGGTCGATGCGCACCCACATATTGGCACCAACAAACTACCCCAAGTCGTACAAAATATTCGCGAAACTATTTTAAATAATGGTGGTGAAATTCATTTTGAAACCCGCGTGACCGATTTCATTATAAAAAATAATAAAATACAGGCCATTCAATTAAATAATAACAACGAAATGCCTGCCAACCGTGTTATTTTAGCAACAGGACATTCAGCACGTGATATCTATTATTTACTTCATAAAAAAGAAATTGCTCTAGAAGCTAAATCGTTTGCAATGGGTGTTCGTGTCGAACATCCACAACATATTATAGATTCCATTCAATACCATTGCAGTGATGAACGCCATGAGTTATTACCAGCAGCCTCCTACAGTTTGGTGCAACAAGTAAACGAACGTGGTGTATATTCCTTTTGTATGTGCCCAGGTGGATTTATAGTTCCTGCTGCTACTGCTAATGGGGAAGTAGTGGTAAATGGCATGTCACCTTCGAAACGCAACAACTTATATGCTAATTCGGGTATTGTGGTTGAGATTGATGTACACAGAGATTTACCAAAATACGAACAATTCGGAGCCTTAAAAGGATTGGAATATCAAAAGAATTTAGAACGCATGGCTTTCACCGCTGGCGGAAGAAGTCAAGCAGCACCGGCACAACGTTTAACAGATTTTGTTGAAGGGCGATTGTCAGCTAATTTGAACCCTAGCTCCTACCAACCTGGTTTAAATTCAGCACCTTTACATTCCTTATTACCTAAATTAATAGGTAGCAGACTGCGAAAAGGCTTTGAAGCATTCGGACAAAAAATGAAAGGTTACTATACTTCCGAAGCCAATATTATAGGTGTAGAATCTAGAACTTCATCACCCGTTTGCATTCCAAGAAATGAAAACTTAGAGCATCCTCAAATTGAAGGCTTATTCCCTTGTGGTGAAGGTGGTGGATATGCCGGCGGCATTGTTTCCGCTGCTATGGATGGTGAACGTTGCGCTGAATCTGCTATAAAAAACCTATAA
- a CDS encoding DUF6807 family protein, giving the protein MLKALIYFFLSLSITSCASTGKWASKVTKSNISYKVTDSNEPIKDFTGNYLTVIYLENLMFNKIGQNSHKEDVAWLLSQAYRVIELDYAKNKKASPININQDIIAINNAIASGEFCGIKNCSTSKSYILFEGYRIARNVPYFEDDPAVYNTPTEYIKGDMLHMDIIYPANAIVKVPTVLSFSYSNSYATYDANKKELTDAHKDFRMFLPYTFAGFNDSFLEGAPAHGMAWAIADHPKYAAWGSGKPSNGKNDTYKSYQVNPDAAQKVKSAIRTLRAKSEELGLSGKIGIYGFSRGASAGSMAIGDKTVAEFENTGFNIGINDDVQAAALGPGVFDYTQIYNTTDDGDSNLEIRCPWAWGRLKDNYELWQTMGASFLVESSKTAPTLFFYNTNDDAYYHDQITHFKAKLDSLNVPTSMLINYGIGHAVPQTTEDLNELYNFFKKHLKPSTVEVIIKPNVVSFIENKDNILNYQITEKSLNGAYKRSNYIHPLYTLDGDILTEDFPEDHPHHRGIFWAWHQLFVGDKRIGDGWEIQNFSWDVTSVEELKQKDASKAIEAEVLWKSNQWLDVHGNEKPLVKETTTIKVYPKEKNYRQINIEISLLALEENIRIGGSEDAKGYGGFSPRIKLTDDVIFTSSEGQVTPTNLPLKADSWMDISGAIGKDGKQVGLTILCHPNNPQPSNQWILRTKRSMQNAVYPYPGAIPVPLSTIQPTILRYCLIVHNGSINTIDIPIIYKDYIKQ; this is encoded by the coding sequence ATGTTAAAAGCATTAATCTATTTTTTTTTATCACTATCTATTACATCTTGTGCTTCAACAGGAAAATGGGCTAGCAAAGTTACAAAAAGTAACATAAGTTATAAAGTAACTGATTCTAATGAACCCATTAAAGATTTCACAGGTAATTATCTAACCGTTATTTACCTTGAAAATTTGATGTTTAATAAAATAGGCCAAAACAGCCATAAAGAAGATGTCGCTTGGTTACTTTCTCAAGCCTATCGGGTTATAGAACTCGATTATGCAAAAAACAAAAAAGCATCTCCTATAAATATAAATCAAGATATTATTGCTATCAATAATGCGATTGCTTCTGGTGAATTTTGTGGAATTAAAAACTGTTCCACATCCAAATCATATATTTTGTTTGAAGGCTATCGAATAGCTCGCAATGTACCTTATTTTGAAGACGACCCAGCCGTTTACAACACTCCAACCGAATACATTAAAGGAGATATGCTCCACATGGATATTATCTATCCTGCAAATGCTATAGTAAAAGTACCTACTGTCTTATCTTTTTCGTACAGCAATAGCTATGCAACTTACGATGCCAACAAAAAGGAGCTAACAGATGCTCATAAAGATTTCAGGATGTTTCTCCCTTACACCTTTGCCGGTTTTAACGATTCCTTTTTAGAAGGTGCTCCCGCACACGGTATGGCATGGGCAATTGCCGACCACCCAAAATACGCGGCTTGGGGAAGTGGCAAACCAAGTAATGGTAAAAATGACACCTACAAATCCTATCAAGTCAATCCCGATGCAGCTCAAAAAGTAAAATCTGCCATTCGAACATTACGCGCTAAAAGTGAAGAATTAGGTCTTTCAGGAAAAATAGGTATTTATGGCTTTTCACGTGGCGCTTCTGCAGGTTCTATGGCTATTGGAGATAAAACTGTTGCTGAATTTGAGAATACAGGTTTTAATATAGGAATTAATGATGATGTACAGGCTGCAGCATTAGGTCCAGGAGTTTTCGATTATACACAAATATACAACACCACTGATGATGGCGATTCAAATCTTGAAATCAGATGTCCTTGGGCTTGGGGACGTTTAAAAGATAATTACGAATTATGGCAAACTATGGGTGCTAGTTTTTTGGTAGAATCGTCCAAAACGGCTCCTACACTTTTCTTTTACAATACAAACGACGATGCCTATTACCACGACCAAATCACTCATTTTAAAGCAAAACTAGACTCACTTAACGTTCCTACTTCAATGTTAATAAATTATGGTATTGGTCATGCTGTTCCTCAAACTACTGAAGATTTAAATGAACTGTACAATTTCTTTAAAAAACACCTAAAACCTTCAACTGTTGAAGTCATTATAAAACCCAATGTTGTTTCTTTTATTGAAAATAAAGACAACATTTTAAATTATCAAATAACTGAAAAATCTTTAAATGGCGCATACAAACGATCGAATTATATCCACCCACTTTACACGTTAGATGGTGATATTCTAACAGAAGATTTCCCCGAAGACCATCCCCATCACAGAGGCATTTTTTGGGCTTGGCATCAATTATTCGTTGGAGACAAACGTATTGGTGATGGTTGGGAAATTCAAAACTTTAGTTGGGATGTAACTTCTGTTGAAGAACTTAAACAAAAAGACGCTTCTAAAGCAATTGAAGCTGAAGTGCTTTGGAAATCGAACCAATGGTTAGATGTTCATGGCAATGAAAAGCCACTGGTTAAAGAAACTACTACCATAAAAGTATATCCCAAAGAAAAAAATTACCGCCAAATTAATATCGAAATTTCTTTACTTGCCTTAGAAGAAAACATACGAATTGGAGGTTCTGAAGACGCAAAAGGTTATGGTGGATTTTCCCCAAGAATTAAACTAACAGATGATGTTATTTTTACAAGTTCGGAAGGACAAGTAACACCTACAAATTTGCCTCTAAAAGCAGATTCTTGGATGGATATTTCTGGAGCTATAGGTAAAGATGGAAAACAAGTTGGACTAACCATATTGTGTCATCCGAACAACCCCCAGCCTTCAAACCAATGGATATTACGTACTAAACGGAGTATGCAAAATGCCGTGTACCCCTACCCTGGAGCCATTCCTGTACCACTATCCACTATTCAACCTACAATTTTACGTTATTGTTTAATTGTCCACAATGGTAGTATTAACACCATAGATATACCTATCATTTATAAAGACTATATAAAACAATAA
- the fabD gene encoding ACP S-malonyltransferase has translation MNAYIFPGQGAQFTGMGLNLYENSPFAQELFEKANAILGFNITDIMFEGTPEALKETKVTQPAIFLHSVILAKTLGASFKPDMVAGHSLGEFSALVANGALTFEDGLKLVSQRALAMQKACELQPSTMAAVLGLEDAIVEKVCAETEGVVVAANYNCPGQLVISGEVEAINRACEAMKAAGAKRALVLPVGGAFHSPLMEPAREELAAAIENTTFSKPNCPIYQNVTANAVIDEAAIKANLISQLTAPVRWTQSVQQMITDGATLFTEVGPGNVLQGLVKKINREAQTASASS, from the coding sequence ATGAACGCATATATATTTCCCGGTCAGGGCGCTCAATTTACAGGAATGGGTTTAAACCTTTACGAAAACTCGCCTTTCGCTCAAGAATTATTTGAGAAAGCAAACGCTATTTTAGGTTTCAATATTACAGACATTATGTTTGAAGGAACTCCAGAAGCTTTAAAAGAAACGAAAGTAACACAACCTGCCATATTTTTACATTCGGTCATACTTGCTAAAACTTTAGGTGCTAGTTTTAAACCTGATATGGTTGCTGGTCACTCATTAGGGGAATTTTCCGCCTTAGTTGCTAACGGTGCTTTAACTTTTGAAGATGGTTTGAAATTAGTATCGCAACGTGCTTTAGCCATGCAAAAAGCTTGTGAATTACAACCAAGCACAATGGCTGCTGTTTTAGGTTTAGAAGATGCTATTGTAGAAAAGGTGTGTGCAGAAACTGAAGGGGTTGTTGTTGCTGCTAATTATAATTGTCCAGGACAATTAGTGATTTCTGGTGAAGTTGAAGCCATAAACAGAGCTTGTGAAGCCATGAAAGCCGCAGGTGCTAAACGTGCTTTAGTATTACCTGTTGGTGGTGCGTTTCACTCACCTTTAATGGAACCTGCACGTGAGGAACTAGCAGCTGCAATTGAAAACACGACTTTCAGCAAACCAAACTGCCCAATTTACCAGAATGTGACTGCCAATGCCGTTATTGATGAAGCCGCCATAAAAGCAAACTTAATTTCTCAATTAACAGCTCCTGTACGTTGGACACAATCCGTACAACAGATGATTACAGATGGTGCCACTTTATTTACTGAAGTAGGTCCTGGAAACGTTTTACAAGGTTTGGTCAAAAAAATAAATAGAGAAGCTCAAACGGCTTCAGCAAGTTCATAA
- the galE gene encoding UDP-glucose 4-epimerase GalE: MDKILVTGGLGFIGSHTVVELQKEGYEVVIIDDLSNSSISVLDGITSISGKKPLFEKLDLKDRSGVEAFFAKHSDIKGVIHFAASKAVGESVKEPLLYYENNISTLVYILKELKKLPEASFIFSSSCTVYGQADELPITENAPVKQAESPYGNTKQIGEEIISDTCKVTPSLKAIALRYFNPVGAHESVNIGELPIGVPQNLVPFITQTGIGLREQLSVFGDDYPTSDGTCIRDYIHVVDLANAHVVALGRLLNNKNKANYETFNLGTGTGSTVLEVVKSFEKVSGKKLNYKIVGRREGDIISAYADTTKANNELGWKTKLSLDDAMRSAWNWEQKVRGEK; encoded by the coding sequence ATGGATAAAATATTAGTTACAGGTGGTTTAGGCTTTATAGGGTCTCACACTGTTGTAGAATTACAAAAGGAAGGTTACGAAGTTGTTATTATCGACGATTTATCAAATTCATCCATAAGCGTGTTAGATGGCATTACTTCTATTAGTGGCAAAAAACCACTTTTTGAAAAATTAGATTTAAAAGATAGATCGGGTGTTGAAGCTTTTTTTGCTAAGCATAGCGATATAAAAGGAGTGATTCATTTTGCAGCTAGTAAGGCAGTTGGCGAAAGTGTAAAAGAACCTTTATTGTATTATGAAAACAACATAAGTACTTTGGTTTACATTCTAAAAGAATTAAAAAAACTGCCAGAAGCGAGTTTTATTTTTAGTTCGTCATGTACCGTTTATGGACAAGCAGACGAGTTACCTATTACAGAAAATGCGCCTGTAAAACAAGCGGAGTCACCTTACGGAAACACAAAGCAAATAGGTGAAGAAATAATTAGCGATACTTGTAAAGTAACACCAAGTCTTAAAGCGATTGCATTGCGTTATTTTAATCCAGTAGGAGCGCATGAGTCTGTTAATATTGGTGAGTTGCCAATTGGAGTGCCTCAAAATTTAGTACCTTTTATTACGCAAACAGGTATTGGGTTACGTGAGCAATTGTCTGTGTTTGGAGATGATTATCCAACTTCAGATGGAACTTGTATACGCGATTATATTCATGTGGTCGATTTAGCGAACGCACATGTAGTAGCACTTGGACGATTACTGAATAATAAAAATAAAGCCAATTACGAGACTTTTAATTTAGGAACAGGTACAGGAAGTACGGTTTTAGAAGTTGTGAAATCTTTTGAAAAAGTGTCTGGTAAAAAATTAAATTATAAAATAGTAGGTAGAAGAGAAGGTGATATTATTTCAGCTTATGCCGATACTACCAAGGCTAATAATGAATTGGGTTGGAAAACAAAATTATCGTTGGATGACGCGATGCGTTCTGCATGGAATTGGGAACAAAAAGTAAGAGGCGAAAAGTAA
- a CDS encoding dihydrofolate reductase has protein sequence MFGKKKNIPQIDKDQLELIENAQKRVKQKKRLYIHFVVFLIGAVFLIVTNTLLGVGENFKILGYDWFLFAILFWLFLFVYHLFNVFITHKFMGKAWEQAQLNKLVSKQQLGIEKLKQNLPKEVSTIQKNAVIDAPKQTLTIIVATAENDAIGKHNKLIWHISDDLKRFKNLTSGHHIIMGRKTFESFPKPLPNRTHIVITRNPNYQVPVGVVLVNSLEAAIKACATDPQPYIIGGGEIYKQAILVADKIELTRVHESFPADTFFPKVDSSIWKETNSIFHKKDEKNEFDFTFLTYERK, from the coding sequence ATGTTCGGTAAAAAGAAAAACATCCCACAAATAGATAAAGACCAATTAGAGCTTATTGAAAATGCTCAAAAGCGTGTCAAACAAAAAAAGCGATTATACATTCATTTTGTTGTGTTTTTAATAGGCGCAGTATTTTTAATAGTAACGAATACCCTTTTAGGAGTAGGTGAAAATTTCAAAATTCTAGGCTATGATTGGTTTTTATTTGCTATTTTATTTTGGCTATTCTTATTTGTCTATCACCTTTTCAATGTATTTATTACGCATAAATTTATGGGCAAAGCTTGGGAACAAGCTCAGCTTAACAAGCTAGTTTCTAAACAGCAGCTTGGTATTGAAAAATTGAAGCAAAACCTTCCTAAAGAAGTAAGTACTATTCAAAAAAATGCTGTTATTGATGCTCCAAAACAAACACTTACAATAATTGTAGCCACAGCCGAAAATGATGCCATAGGTAAACACAATAAATTAATTTGGCACATAAGTGATGATTTAAAACGATTTAAAAATCTTACAAGCGGACATCATATTATAATGGGGCGTAAAACGTTTGAAAGTTTTCCTAAGCCACTACCAAACAGAACACATATAGTCATTACAAGAAATCCCAATTACCAAGTTCCGGTTGGAGTTGTACTTGTGAATTCTTTAGAAGCTGCTATTAAAGCGTGTGCAACCGATCCACAACCTTACATCATTGGTGGTGGTGAAATTTATAAACAAGCCATTCTAGTTGCCGATAAAATAGAACTCACGCGCGTACACGAATCATTTCCAGCCGACACCTTTTTTCCTAAAGTTGACAGCTCCATTTGGAAAGAAACAAATTCAATTTTTCATAAAAAGGATGAGAAAAATGAATTCGATTTTACGTTTTTAACTTATGAAAGAAAATAG
- a CDS encoding glycosyltransferase N-terminal domain-containing protein, whose product MSFIYNIGIHLAHFGLKCVAPFNKKIKSGIVGRQDTFNILKSNLKPTDKTLWFHCASLGEYEQGLPVFKALRDQYKSHKIVLSFFSPSGYEIRKNSPVADVVVYLPLDTKTNANQFLDLVNPELTVFVKYDIWPNFLNEIRERKLRAILISAAFRENQTFFKFYGNPLRNALFAFEHIFTQNENSKRLLESINYNKVTVSGDTRFDRVSSQLEIDNTLDFIETFKQDKLCVVAGSTWPEDESLLVNFINSEASKDVKFIIAPHNIKSAQIKNIQEKLTVKSILFSEKDNEQLQTAQVFIIDTIGILSKIYSYANIAYVGGAIGTTGLHNTLEPAVFGIPIIIGNQHSKFPEAQEMIDNAGMFSISNQNEFNVILDDLIKNKQMRLQSGSHNSNYIKNNLGAVTKILRYLEL is encoded by the coding sequence TTGAGTTTTATTTATAACATTGGTATCCATCTGGCTCATTTTGGTTTAAAATGCGTAGCGCCATTCAACAAAAAAATTAAAAGTGGTATTGTTGGAAGACAAGATACCTTTAATATACTGAAAAGCAATTTAAAACCAACAGACAAAACACTTTGGTTTCATTGTGCATCTTTGGGTGAATATGAACAAGGACTTCCTGTTTTCAAAGCACTTCGAGACCAATATAAATCACATAAAATTGTGCTTAGTTTTTTTTCACCATCGGGTTACGAAATTCGAAAAAACTCGCCTGTTGCAGATGTTGTAGTTTATTTACCATTAGACACGAAAACAAATGCAAATCAGTTTCTAGATTTAGTAAATCCCGAACTCACCGTTTTTGTGAAGTACGATATTTGGCCTAATTTCTTAAATGAAATAAGAGAAAGAAAGTTGAGAGCTATTTTAATTTCGGCTGCATTTAGAGAAAATCAAACATTTTTTAAATTTTATGGTAATCCATTAAGAAACGCTTTATTTGCTTTTGAACATATTTTTACCCAAAATGAAAATTCGAAAAGATTACTTGAATCTATAAATTACAATAAAGTTACTGTTTCGGGCGACACGCGTTTTGATCGTGTTTCCAGTCAGTTAGAAATAGATAACACTCTAGATTTTATTGAAACCTTCAAACAAGACAAACTTTGTGTGGTTGCTGGTAGTACTTGGCCTGAAGACGAAAGCTTACTTGTGAATTTTATTAATTCTGAAGCCTCAAAAGATGTGAAATTTATTATTGCTCCACATAATATTAAATCGGCCCAAATAAAAAATATTCAAGAAAAACTAACGGTTAAAAGCATTCTGTTTTCTGAAAAAGACAACGAACAACTTCAAACTGCACAAGTATTTATTATTGACACTATTGGTATTCTTTCGAAAATTTACAGCTATGCAAACATTGCTTATGTTGGAGGAGCTATAGGCACTACAGGTTTGCACAATACTTTAGAACCAGCGGTTTTTGGCATACCAATTATTATTGGGAACCAGCATTCAAAATTTCCTGAAGCGCAGGAAATGATAGATAATGCTGGCATGTTTTCTATTTCAAATCAGAACGAATTTAATGTTATTCTAGATGATTTAATTAAAAATAAACAAATGCGATTACAATCTGGTTCTCATAATTCAAATTACATTAAAAATAATCTAGGTGCTGTAACTAAAATATTGAGGTACTTAGAATTGTAG
- a CDS encoding DegT/DnrJ/EryC1/StrS family aminotransferase: MKKIQMVDLKGQYDEIKDLVNTSILEVLETTAYINGPKVHQFQKNLEQYLDVKHVIPCANGTDALQIAMMGLGLKPGDEVITADFTFAATVEVIALLQLTPVLVDVNPDDFNINIEAIKKAITPKTKAIVPVHLFGQCANMEAIMEIAKAHNLFVIEDNAQAIGATYTFKNGTKAQAGTMGHVASTSFFPSKNLGCYGDGGAIFTNDDDLAHTIRGIVNHGMYERYHHDVVGVNSRLDSVQAAVLDIKLKNLDTYNRKRIKAANAYDAAFKNIKEIMIPYRNDDGDSHVFHQYTLQVKDVDRDALVKHLNEKGIPCGVYYPIPLHKQKAYEDSRYNEGDFPVTNQLVKNVISLPMHTELDDEQIEFITSTIINFING, from the coding sequence ATGAAGAAAATTCAAATGGTTGACCTTAAAGGTCAATATGACGAGATTAAAGACCTTGTAAACACGTCCATCCTAGAGGTTTTAGAAACAACGGCCTATATTAATGGTCCTAAAGTTCACCAATTTCAAAAGAATTTAGAGCAATATTTAGATGTAAAACACGTCATTCCATGTGCTAATGGAACGGATGCGTTACAAATTGCTATGATGGGATTAGGATTGAAACCAGGTGATGAGGTTATAACTGCTGATTTTACCTTTGCTGCAACCGTTGAGGTAATTGCCTTGTTGCAATTAACACCCGTTTTAGTTGATGTAAATCCAGATGATTTTAATATTAATATTGAAGCCATTAAAAAAGCCATTACTCCAAAAACAAAAGCGATTGTACCAGTACATTTATTTGGACAATGTGCGAACATGGAGGCTATCATGGAGATTGCCAAAGCACATAATTTATTCGTAATAGAAGACAATGCACAAGCTATTGGAGCCACTTATACTTTTAAAAATGGTACAAAAGCACAAGCAGGAACTATGGGACATGTGGCATCAACGTCATTTTTCCCATCTAAAAACTTAGGGTGTTATGGAGACGGTGGAGCTATTTTTACAAATGATGATGATTTAGCACATACCATTCGAGGTATTGTAAACCATGGCATGTACGAACGTTACCACCACGATGTTGTTGGTGTTAATTCACGTTTAGATAGTGTGCAGGCAGCTGTTTTAGATATCAAGCTCAAAAATTTAGACACTTACAATAGAAAAAGAATAAAAGCAGCTAATGCATATGATGCCGCTTTTAAGAATATAAAAGAGATCATGATTCCTTATAGAAATGATGATGGGGATTCACATGTGTTTCATCAATATACATTACAAGTAAAAGATGTTGATAGAGATGCGTTGGTAAAGCACTTAAATGAAAAAGGAATTCCTTGTGGTGTGTATTATCCCATACCACTTCATAAGCAAAAAGCATATGAGGATTCAAGATATAATGAAGGCGATTTTCCTGTTACCAATCAATTAGTTAAAAATGTTATTTCATTACCCATGCATACCGAATTGGATGATGAACAAATAGAATTTATTACATCAACAATTATAAACTTTATAAATGGATAA
- the lspA gene encoding signal peptidase II has translation MKFTKRNIYIVLVIVITIAIDQISKILVRTSIQPRNEFQPGERISVIGDMFIMMNVENTGAFLGMGSDLNPTLRIILLLILPILVLGFVLRHILKDTSIDKWSLFAFASIIGGGIANVYDRIVYGSVTDFFFIDLGGVFRTGIFNMADLSVTTGMIILVFVSFGKKKKDEDIEQTA, from the coding sequence ATGAAGTTTACAAAACGTAATATATATATAGTATTAGTAATTGTTATTACAATTGCTATCGACCAAATTTCTAAAATACTCGTTCGAACGAGTATTCAGCCACGTAATGAATTTCAACCTGGTGAACGCATCTCCGTTATTGGAGATATGTTCATTATGATGAATGTTGAAAATACAGGTGCTTTTTTAGGCATGGGTAGTGATTTAAACCCAACTCTTAGAATCATCTTGCTACTCATTTTACCCATTCTTGTTCTCGGGTTTGTTTTACGTCATATTTTAAAAGATACTTCTATTGATAAATGGTCGCTTTTTGCTTTTGCCAGCATTATTGGTGGTGGCATCGCCAATGTTTACGATCGTATTGTATATGGTTCTGTTACCGATTTCTTCTTTATTGATTTGGGCGGTGTATTTAGAACGGGTATTTTTAATATGGCAGACTTATCGGTAACCACAGGTATGATTATACTAGTATTTGTTAGTTTTGGAAAGAAAAAGAAAGACGAAGACATAGAACAGACGGCTTAA